Genomic DNA from Geotrypetes seraphini chromosome 7, aGeoSer1.1, whole genome shotgun sequence:
ctattTACTTGTGCAAGGTCTTCAAAAGAGATGTGCGGCCACGCAGCTTAAAGGGAACATTGGCCAGAGCATTCTTCATCAAAAATGCTGATCCAGCCACGTTTAAACCCAGCAGCCCACACTTTTACCATTGAAAATGAAGAAGACGCATCATCATACATGGTGTCTAACTCGGATTTAATTTCGGTAGCCAATTTTCCCTTCAAATGAAGGAATTTTATCATGATGTAACACTCAATTTtgtccatttttttaaataacatggaACAGTTCGTCACTTAAAAATGCTGCCACAACAAAACTAGACATCAGACTGACTTAACAATCTATCAATAGATGTTTGTCAACGCCATCGGTCGGCCAGCTATAGAGATGTGATGCTAACCTTGCTCTTTCTTGGTCAGGCTGGAAACTTATCAATTGACCCTTGTAAATATTAGAAATATCATTTCAAACCTGTGTGAGTTTCTCTCTGCATGCACAGCTCTTTAGCGCCAGACttgttttttaaaagtatttattccttttctttatttccaGCACTATATGGTAAAAAATCATTGTTACACATGCAGCCCAAAGGCTGCAGAGGAGAAACTTTAAATTGAATACTGCAAGAATCAGAAGATTCAGGTGATTAGATAACACCTCTGCCAAAACTTAGAGCTGGCCACTGGCTGTAGTCAATTACAGATGCTGCCTTAACATAAATGCATCATTGTGTGGGATTGTATTACAAGGGCAGTACTAGCGGATGAGTCAAAGTACAAGAGCAAGGAGCAGTTACTATCTTCCTTATCCTTAGGGTTTGCTCCTGAGTAGGGATGAGGGATCAGCCCTTGACCTTTGTCAGGGCTACCAATGGAACAAAATTCTCAGGAAGATCATCAACCCTAACAGGCTAATCTAGGTAGGGTTTTGCTGACTTCGCCATATGGACATGTTGCCTACAGAAGCAAAAGCAGACTGAATCAGCCTGCCAAGGTTGATCTTCATCAAACATCCTTTCTTAGGGTTTACTGCAGGCTAGGCTCATCTTGAGAAAGAAGCTGCAATATTTCACTTTCTGAAGCTTCCACTGTAAGTTATGTACAAAGTGGGATTAAGATAAGATATCACTATCAAGACAGGACGATCAGTTTTTATAACTGGGATGGAATATGCCACTAAGATATCATCCCACTTTCTGCAGGTTAGAATCTCATTACAATTACCACAGGCCCCAGCTCCccactgattttattttaaacaggCCAGAAGCAGAGCTCTGGTTTCTAATGTGTTAAAAAACCAATTTTTCAACCTAATTCCTTATCCAGCTACTCCCCTGCCACTGGCTGGAAATTACAACAGATGAAGAATACCCACAGCACCGAACCTGGATTTCAATTCTGGAATACAGTATAAACTGCAATTTCCTCTGTGTCCTGGTAGGGGTGCATCTACTCTTTGTGAAGGCACCAAACCAGAGTCTGTCCAACCCCAGTCATAGTAAGCACCCGATACCCCAGCTTCTCAAGTCTGTCCAAGACGCAACGGGGTGGCTCATTTGTGTAGTACTCAGAACTGagggaaacaaacaaaaagaaaaaaaaattagtaaatgaatttaaaaagaatagTTAAATTATGCTAACCTAGAGCAGAGTTTCTCAACCCAGCCAGCtgtgttttcaggatctccacactgaatatgcataagatagattttgcaatgcataagatagattttgCATACCaagcatattcagtgtggataacctgactggctgggtgtgtcctaaGGATTGAATGGAGAAGCTCTGCTCTAGAGGTTCAATCTCTTGCTCACAAACCAGTCTTGCAACTGTCTCCATATTTATAAACTTTACTAAGGTGGGGGGAGAGCAGTCTTATGACTTCATGATTAAAGTTTTATATTAAAATGACCGAAATTGGATCCTCAATCTAGGCACCTAGTGAGGAGTGGGGCGTAGAGTAAAAGGGGCAAAAAAGAGAGTATCAACCCAATTACTTCTGTTAGATGGCTCAGTTGCCTTTATTCACATGGCAAattaatggttttatttattttcaatgaTAGAAAGACAACTTCTATTCTAGGCCACCAGATTCTTTTCCCCTAAAATGTAGCTCAAATTTGGATATATTAaggcatcatagtaacatagtagatgacagcagataaagatccgaatagtccatccagtctgcccaacctgattcaatttaaattttttttttcttcttcttctcatctatttctgggcaagaatccaaagctctgcccggtactgttcttaggttccaactactgaagtcaaagctcactccagcccatctacaccctcccagccattgaagccctccccagcccatcctcccccaaacggccatagacacagaccgtgcaagtttgcccagtactggccttaattcttcaatatttactattattttatgattctagatcctctgtgtttagcccatgcttttttgaactccgtcaccggaGCCCAGTGTATAGAAGCATGCACTCGTAGTAAGCCACTATGAGTCAGCTTAATACCGGAATATCTTTTGGAACATTTACTAGTTCAAAACATTCCAGAAAATCTCATGCGTTATTCACTTTTCCGTCTACCAAGGGTTGCAAATTTAAAAGAATTTATCAGCGGCATTATGGGACAAAGATCTGAATTATTTAATTATGTCTTCTGACACCAACAATTTCGGTGTGCGATACTGTTTAGGACGCCGGTAcacgattctcagccacttcttaggtggccaccaagatcagcatcctatacagaatcagcccctttggGAATCTatcgtgtgcagactttcctgtatcccaagtcatcatgcattatagaaaatgcagatccatagctgatattcaaatctgtagccaattgagacaccgttatccgtcGGTCTACTCTAATCAAGCCAttcaccctgtcaatgtgcttttGTTTGTGCCATGTGCACTTCATCACATCACATGCTATGCAGTTAGTGCAGGAATTAGTGCATGCGGTCACACCAGCATGTTAACTGTTACGTGTGTTACTTCATGCACAGTGCACTATGTAAAGAAGGCCCTAAGAGAGGATAGCACTCCAGTCTTAAGTATtacttagaacaggggtgcccacactttttgactcgcgaactacttttaaaatgaccaagtcaaaatgatctaccaacaataaaatttaaaaaaaacacaacgcacactgtacgcatagaattgttaattatcattcctattccggggttttttcaaagaggtcaaagcagatgactctattcactgtcacctcagtaacaaccatacaaaaatagacaaatacccaccccctccctttttactaaaccacaatagcagtttttagcgcagggagctgcgctgaatgtccagcgctgctctcgacgctcataggctccctgcgctaaaaaccactattgcggtttagtaaaaagggaccatattgtaaaatatagacagcagatataaattcagacatattttgatcactaaatttaaaataaaatcatttttcctaccttgtctggtgatttcatgagtctctggttgcactttcttcttctggctgtgcatccaatctttctttcagcctgtatgcttcctctcctcccccaactttttcttcctctctccctgacctctctttctctcttcgtgccccctttctttttttctgtttctcttctttccttctgtttccctgcctgccccctttctttctttctccctgcccttccccaagccactgccactgccgctgccgtcggggaacaggaccaaaacgccaccaatggataacgccgccgccgccccatgctctctctgcttcgggctgatcaatcttcctctccccgacatcaattctgccgtcagagaggaagttccgcccagccaggcagcgattggctggcccgaacttcctctccgacggcagaattgacatcggggagaggaagattgatcggcccgatagatcgccaaggcaaagtgagtcctggatgatcgactcactttgccttggcgagctaccggtcgatcgcgatcgacctattgggcaccacTGACTTAGAACATACATGCATAGGATGTACCTCGTAAGTAGAGAGAATATTGCCAGCGTACTTACAAATTGTTCCCCAGAACTTGCCTCTTCGTGGCTCCCAGATGACACATCAATGTAGGATCCGAGAACTCATCCCCCACCACTGTGGGCCCAGTCTCCTTAAGAAGGAAATTTGCAAGTTAGGAAAACATAAAGCAGAGCTCCTGCCACTGTATTTCTTGGCTCCTCATCATCAACTCTGATATACCACAAAAATATCTAGTGATTTATGCTTCAGTATAGTATCAggtaaaacacaaaaaaaacctcaaaccaCAGATTAGAACGCAAATGCtagaagttacaaaattaattttaatAAGCTATGCAAGTTAcactaaatttaaaaagaagggatgGAAACATAAGGAAGAGAAGGATGTGAAATAACTTCCTTGATTTTACAGCAGTCTGGATCTCCACCATTCTATGAAGTCTGTCTGAACTTAGAACTGAATATGGCTTATTGGACTTAAGTAACACTTTTGTGAAAGATCTTTAACGTACAGATACTTACGTGCTGATTGTATAGCAAACACATCTACACCCAGCTTGGATTTTGactgaagagatttttttttttaatttagattttaattttgctcacacctttttcaatagtagctcaaggtgagttaacaTATTTCCCTGTTGGGCTCACAaactagttttatttatttagatttatatcctgtcctccccaaagagctcagaatgggttacagtttacattcagtgttacaatatagggtttacatacagtgtgtgttgcaatatatcttcttataggattacttactgatgttggtgaagggttgagggagtgactaggCTTTTATAAAGTTAAGTTGTCCTTTAAGGGCTCTGACAGGAGGAGGTAGGctgttccagaggtttggtaagaaatgggaataggatcaCTTGCAGGCTGTCTGGAGTTGGAGGAAGTGTCCTGAAGGTATATGTAGGcatatttcatcttgggagcaTAGCGTTCTCTTTTAAGGTGTAGAGAGGAAGTTTGGCTGAGAAGTACTTGGGTTGTAGAGGGATTTATATGCCAACACTAGGCCTTTGAAAATCCAGTGTTTggttatgggtagccagtgggccgATATCAGTGCTGGAAAGACTGGGTTATGGGCTTGTAGGTTTTTCAGTAGTCTTATTGCTACATTTTGAACTCACTGTAGTCACTGGTGTTTTTTGCTGTAAGACCATTGAATAaagcgttgcagtaatccaggcatGTAAGGATAAAGGCATAGAGCAGTTGGGTGAAGTCTTGTTCCATGAAGTAGTTTCTTATCTTTCGGAGCTGGTGGAAGTAGTAGAAGGATGAAGAGACTACTTGTGATGTgtttggagagtgataggtttgaGTCAAGAGTAATTCCTAGACTCCGCATTTCGTTTTTTGCCATCAAGGTAGTTGATTTCCAGGTTAGGGAAGGGCAGGTGTAGGAGCATTTTTCTTTCCTAATCCATAGTAATTCAGTCTTGGAGGTgtttagttgaagtttgttcAAGGTCATCCAGTATTGTGCAGGGTTGTGGTCTGGATGTTGCATTTGCACCTAGTGGTAGATATAGCTGAAAGTTGTCAGCGaaggagtggattttgatttggtatttttGGGCTATGTCAAGTACCGGTATGATGTAGAGATTGAAAAGCAGATAATAGGGCCCCCTGTGGTACATTtgatttgtttcagtttgtatAGATTAGTGCCAAGTAGTACTCATTGGGATCTT
This window encodes:
- the GCHFR gene encoding GTP cyclohydrolase 1 feedback regulatory protein encodes the protein MPYLLISTQIRMETGPTVVGDEFSDPTLMCHLGATKRQVLGNNFSEYYTNEPPRCVLDRLEKLGYRVLTMTGVGQTLVWCLHKE